Proteins from one Pelorhabdus rhamnosifermentans genomic window:
- a CDS encoding undecaprenyl-diphosphate phosphatase, giving the protein MTIFQTVVFALIQGLSELFPVSSVAHGVLTPYLFGWSLDPEFLKEHFMPFVVMLHLGTAVALLIFFGSEWISIIQSLFTGNSKYRRLLKLIIAGTVPAAVIGFIFEKTIRHMFSDVTNAAAFLVINGFLLYWGEKLRNRGRKEIEELSYGQAAVVGFFQSLALIPGFSRSGASMTAGFWMGLKHEASVRFSLLLATPIIVGAAILEVPKLMHTNVAGLFAISLTGGVISGIAAFISVWLLMRWFHTNEITAMRPFAIYCWLLGGGIVISKLFF; this is encoded by the coding sequence TTGACGATTTTTCAGACCGTTGTTTTTGCACTTATTCAGGGCTTGAGTGAACTCTTCCCAGTCAGTAGCGTGGCTCATGGAGTTCTTACGCCTTATTTATTCGGCTGGAGCCTTGATCCTGAATTTCTAAAAGAGCATTTTATGCCGTTTGTTGTCATGCTTCATTTAGGAACGGCTGTAGCTCTGTTGATCTTTTTCGGCAGTGAATGGATCAGCATTATTCAATCTCTTTTTACAGGAAATAGCAAGTATCGTCGATTGCTCAAGTTAATTATTGCCGGTACCGTTCCTGCGGCTGTTATCGGTTTTATTTTTGAGAAAACGATTCGTCATATGTTTAGTGATGTTACAAATGCCGCCGCTTTTTTAGTTATTAACGGCTTTTTGCTCTACTGGGGCGAAAAATTGCGCAATCGCGGTAGGAAAGAAATTGAAGAATTAAGCTACGGACAAGCAGCTGTTGTGGGCTTTTTTCAGTCCCTTGCCTTGATACCTGGATTTTCACGTTCGGGTGCCAGCATGACAGCCGGTTTTTGGATGGGACTCAAGCATGAAGCTTCTGTTCGTTTTTCATTGCTCCTGGCTACACCTATTATTGTAGGGGCTGCAATTTTGGAAGTTCCTAAATTGATGCACACCAATGTGGCTGGTCTTTTTGCTATTTCTTTGACAGGTGGTGTCATATCAGGCATTGCCGCTTTCATTAGTGTTTGGCTTTTGATGCGCTGGTTCCATACGAATGAAATTACTGCCATGCGCCCTTTTGCAATCTATTGCTGGCTTCTTGGTGGCGGTATTGTTATCTCCAAACTCTTTTTCTGA
- a CDS encoding S-layer homology domain-containing protein produces the protein MKKSLVKLAITSALVVSFAAPTFAATATVNPFSDVPTNNWAYGAVNQLAKAGIVTGYADGTFKGDKTMTRYEMAAIVAKAMNKTMSADQKAILDKLAIEFGAELGTLGVKVDGMQKQLDNQVKISGDARVRYFNVKDTNDTTDYRARVTFDGKINDNLKFNARLTGGSNNVNGTAGTVKLDTANVNTNFLGMNTTLGREDFKLGAGYLADTQMNGVIAKTGDFAFFGGTATQNVDSTKAERVYGAEYKTNFLGAAVTADYLKDTTAKTSVYGLNTSFGLIDGVTANAEYYRNTSASADNTAKAFGVKFNSLGLSATYRNVGANAFNTLSTLDGVTGVAQLPQTTGFKGMEYQYDQALDKNAALTVKYQDFKDQAGNKIDNRASAVVNVKF, from the coding sequence GTGAAAAAGAGTTTAGTAAAATTAGCTATCACTTCCGCTTTAGTTGTTTCCTTTGCTGCACCTACTTTTGCTGCAACAGCGACTGTTAATCCATTCTCTGATGTTCCTACCAATAATTGGGCTTATGGCGCTGTGAATCAACTTGCCAAAGCAGGTATTGTAACCGGTTATGCTGATGGTACATTCAAAGGCGACAAAACCATGACACGTTATGAAATGGCTGCAATTGTTGCTAAAGCAATGAACAAAACGATGTCTGCCGACCAAAAAGCCATTCTAGACAAATTGGCTATCGAATTTGGCGCAGAACTAGGCACTCTTGGTGTAAAAGTGGACGGTATGCAAAAACAACTCGATAACCAAGTAAAAATTTCTGGTGATGCTCGTGTACGTTACTTCAATGTCAAAGATACGAATGATACGACAGATTACCGTGCTCGTGTAACTTTTGACGGCAAAATCAATGACAACCTGAAATTCAATGCTCGTCTGACAGGCGGTAGTAACAATGTCAATGGTACTGCTGGCACAGTGAAACTGGATACAGCCAATGTGAACACGAATTTCCTTGGCATGAATACGACCCTTGGCCGTGAAGATTTTAAATTGGGCGCAGGCTATTTAGCTGATACACAGATGAATGGTGTCATTGCTAAAACAGGCGACTTTGCTTTCTTCGGTGGTACTGCAACACAGAACGTTGATAGCACGAAAGCTGAGCGCGTCTATGGTGCCGAATACAAAACAAATTTCTTAGGTGCCGCTGTGACTGCTGATTACCTGAAAGACACAACAGCTAAAACAAGCGTATATGGCTTGAATACTTCCTTTGGTCTTATTGACGGTGTCACTGCCAATGCTGAATACTACAGAAACACTTCCGCCTCTGCTGATAATACAGCGAAAGCTTTCGGCGTAAAATTCAATAGCCTGGGTCTTTCTGCTACGTATCGCAATGTGGGTGCCAATGCTTTCAATACCCTGTCTACGTTAGATGGTGTAACAGGTGTGGCTCAGCTTCCTCAAACAACGGGCTTCAAAGGTATGGAATATCAATATGATCAAGCTCTTGATAAAAATGCAGCCTTGACTGTAAAATATCAAGACTTCAAAGATCAAGCAGGCAACAAAATTGATAATCGTGCCAGTGCCGTTGTCAACGTAAAATTCTAA
- a CDS encoding Crp/Fnr family transcriptional regulator, whose translation MYQDLFVEEQQAFMRNYFLNNLSKCGIVKKYKKKQFIAAVSHYLSIAIVVKGQVVVSIISSEGQEKILYTLIPGECFGEMNLFSNSLLNYMIRVKEDAEISYVSKAVFSEFAKSNPVVYQYFMNVMIIKFRIVLLQMTSNVFNDSIGKVADALIRLVSTSNSLEANGTSNRISVNFTQSELARIVGCSRITITRILNQFVQEDLISMNHKKIVIKKFDDLAKYIVCVQ comes from the coding sequence ATGTACCAAGATTTATTTGTTGAGGAACAACAGGCTTTTATGAGAAACTATTTCCTTAATAACTTATCAAAGTGTGGCATCGTAAAAAAGTATAAGAAAAAGCAGTTTATTGCTGCCGTATCCCATTATTTATCTATTGCTATCGTTGTCAAGGGGCAAGTGGTAGTAAGCATTATTAGTTCGGAGGGGCAGGAAAAAATATTATATACCCTCATTCCTGGCGAATGTTTTGGGGAAATGAATTTATTTTCCAATAGTCTTTTGAACTATATGATTAGGGTAAAAGAAGATGCGGAAATCTCTTATGTTAGTAAAGCCGTTTTTTCGGAATTTGCAAAGAGCAATCCTGTCGTATACCAATATTTTATGAATGTAATGATAATAAAATTCAGAATTGTACTTCTCCAAATGACGAGTAATGTGTTTAATGATTCCATCGGTAAAGTGGCGGATGCTTTAATTAGGCTTGTTTCAACTTCTAATTCTTTGGAGGCTAATGGGACAAGTAACAGGATTTCAGTTAATTTTACACAAAGCGAGTTGGCGCGTATTGTTGGCTGTTCTAGAATAACGATTACTCGGATATTGAATCAGTTTGTACAGGAAGATCTGATTAGTATGAATCATAAAAAAATTGTTATTAAAAAATTTGATGATTTAGCTAAATATATTGTTTGCGTACAGTAA
- a CDS encoding peptide ABC transporter substrate-binding protein → MIFKKWSVLAIMMVMLGTILAGCGGSASNEQVMRVVIGGEPETLDPAKMTGVPEGNYAQAMFEGLTELDAQALPVAAAAEKWEISPDGLKYIFHLRANKWSNGDEVTAKDFEYAWKRLLNPTTAAEYAYMLFPIKGAEAYNSGKGSSDAVGVKAVDDHTLEVNLERPTSYFLASLTHSSTYPVNQKVVEANNEWATDVSTLIGNGPFKVSEWVHGSKLVMVKNDQYWNKDKVKLAKLEWTLVEEMGTALSMFENNQLDFAYEPPMTEVERLKKENKLQFSKIVGTYYYEFNNKKAPFDNPKVRKAFSLAIDRATLVKNVLHDVHKPAYAWIPFGFTDPTNKKDFREEGGALFKENIEEAKKLLAEAGYPDGQGLPPITLLYNTNENHKAIAEAVQEMWKKNLGVNVELQNQEWKVYLGARKSGDFQVARAGWNGDYADPMTFGDDIVTASGNNYGKYSSPAYDKFIETAQNSNDQTVRMQALHDADKTVMDDMGVMPIYFYTDYYCLNPKAKGLIASPTSIYNFKYVTIQE, encoded by the coding sequence ATGATATTCAAAAAGTGGAGTGTACTGGCCATCATGATGGTAATGTTGGGGACAATACTGGCCGGTTGCGGCGGATCAGCAAGCAACGAACAAGTCATGCGTGTAGTGATCGGAGGTGAGCCGGAGACGTTGGATCCGGCTAAAATGACTGGAGTGCCTGAAGGCAACTATGCGCAGGCCATGTTTGAAGGCTTAACAGAGCTCGATGCGCAGGCGCTGCCTGTTGCGGCTGCGGCGGAAAAATGGGAAATTTCGCCGGATGGACTAAAATACATTTTTCACTTACGGGCGAATAAGTGGTCGAACGGCGATGAAGTAACAGCAAAGGATTTCGAATACGCCTGGAAGCGTCTGCTAAATCCGACAACAGCAGCGGAATATGCGTATATGCTGTTCCCAATCAAGGGAGCGGAAGCCTATAACAGTGGTAAAGGCAGTAGTGATGCTGTTGGAGTAAAGGCTGTAGACGATCATACATTGGAAGTTAACTTAGAAAGACCGACTTCATATTTCTTAGCATCACTAACTCACTCATCCACTTATCCCGTAAATCAGAAGGTTGTTGAAGCCAATAACGAATGGGCTACTGATGTGAGTACGCTAATTGGCAATGGACCTTTTAAGGTTTCGGAGTGGGTCCATGGCAGCAAGCTGGTTATGGTAAAAAATGATCAGTATTGGAACAAGGATAAAGTAAAACTGGCAAAATTAGAATGGACACTTGTGGAGGAAATGGGAACGGCATTGTCAATGTTCGAAAATAATCAGCTTGATTTTGCCTATGAGCCGCCGATGACTGAAGTAGAGCGGCTGAAAAAGGAAAACAAACTGCAATTTTCAAAAATTGTTGGTACCTATTACTATGAATTTAATAACAAAAAAGCGCCGTTTGACAATCCTAAAGTACGAAAAGCTTTTTCTTTAGCAATTGATCGCGCGACGTTGGTAAAAAACGTATTGCATGATGTACATAAACCGGCCTATGCGTGGATACCGTTCGGTTTTACCGATCCCACGAACAAGAAGGATTTTCGTGAAGAAGGGGGTGCTCTTTTCAAAGAGAATATTGAGGAAGCTAAAAAACTTTTAGCAGAAGCGGGCTATCCGGACGGACAGGGTTTGCCGCCGATTACGCTACTTTATAACACGAATGAAAATCATAAAGCCATTGCGGAAGCTGTTCAGGAGATGTGGAAGAAAAATCTGGGTGTTAATGTGGAATTGCAAAATCAGGAATGGAAGGTATATCTTGGAGCGCGTAAATCAGGTGATTTCCAAGTAGCTCGTGCGGGGTGGAACGGCGACTATGCCGATCCCATGACTTTCGGGGACGATATCGTGACGGCGAGTGGCAATAACTATGGAAAATATAGTAGTCCGGCGTATGATAAATTTATTGAGACTGCCCAAAATTCCAATGATCAGACCGTGAGAATGCAAGCGCTGCATGACGCGGATAAGACGGTAATGGATGATATGGGAGTCATGCCGATTTATTTTTATACTGACTATTATTGCCTTAATCCCAAGGCAAAAGGTCTTATTGCGTCGCCGACTTCTATCTATAATTTTAAATACGTAACGATTCAAGAATAG
- a CDS encoding ABC transporter permease, with protein MISYLLKRILNSCVVLWLVITITFFLMHAIPGGPFTTEKNLPPAIMQNIEARYKLNDPLWKQYTDYLVNLTRLDLGPSFKYQGRTVNNIIAQGFPVSFHLGMNSIGIAVLLGIPAGVMSALKHNQWQDRAIMLLTTFGVAVPSFVLAAVLIHVFAIKLSLLPAAMWNGWQFQVLPSLALAGMPTSYIARLTRSSMLDVLGQDYIKTAKAKGLTSYVIMYRHALKNALIPVVTYIGPMAAGILTGSFVIETLFAIPGLGRYFVTSIYNRDYTVILGVTVFYSFLVIALNMIVDMIYPVLDPRIKLGGNQEE; from the coding sequence ATGATTAGTTATCTATTGAAACGCATTTTGAATTCCTGCGTTGTTTTGTGGTTGGTCATTACGATTACTTTTTTCCTCATGCACGCTATTCCTGGGGGGCCATTTACGACGGAAAAAAACCTGCCACCAGCCATCATGCAAAATATTGAAGCACGTTACAAATTGAATGACCCGTTATGGAAACAATATACCGATTACCTGGTAAACCTGACGAGGCTTGACTTAGGGCCGTCATTTAAATATCAAGGACGGACGGTCAATAATATTATCGCTCAAGGGTTTCCCGTATCCTTCCATTTAGGGATGAACAGCATCGGGATTGCCGTGCTGCTGGGTATTCCGGCTGGGGTTATGTCAGCCTTAAAACATAATCAATGGCAGGATCGGGCCATCATGTTACTGACGACTTTCGGGGTGGCAGTGCCCAGTTTTGTATTGGCTGCTGTTCTGATCCATGTTTTTGCCATTAAACTATCATTATTACCAGCTGCGATGTGGAATGGCTGGCAATTTCAGGTTTTACCTTCCCTCGCATTGGCTGGTATGCCTACTTCTTATATTGCTCGTTTAACCCGCTCCAGCATGTTGGATGTGCTTGGGCAGGATTATATTAAGACGGCCAAAGCCAAGGGTTTAACGTCCTACGTCATTATGTATCGGCATGCGTTGAAAAACGCATTGATTCCGGTAGTTACCTATATCGGACCCATGGCGGCCGGTATTTTGACAGGAAGCTTCGTTATTGAGACACTTTTTGCTATTCCTGGATTGGGCCGCTATTTTGTAACAAGCATTTATAACCGGGATTATACCGTTATTCTTGGCGTGACCGTCTTTTACAGCTTTCTAGTCATCGCGCTCAACATGATCGTTGATATGATCTATCCGGTGCTGGATCCACGAATTAAATTGGGCGGTAATCAGGAGGAATAG
- a CDS encoding ABC transporter permease, with protein MQLTSESFIPIRRGYVEQNTTRPSLTYWQDAWLRLKRNKTAMLGLFLIIVLLFAAIIGPLFSATSYSDQDLSLANQAPGKAHWFGTDNLGRDLFIRVLYGARISLSIGIVASLLNFTIGVAYGGIAGFIGGRTDRLMMNLVDILYSVPVLLYVILLMVVLKPGLTNIFIALGIAYWLQMARIVRGQILVIKEQEYVLAARTIGAGKCRILLRHLIPNSMGAIIITMTLAIPDAIFTEAFLSFIGLGVSAPMASWGVLASEGVNSLRSYPFQLFFPSLAISITMLAFNFLGDGLRDALDPRMRR; from the coding sequence ATGCAACTGACATCAGAATCGTTCATACCCATTAGGCGAGGTTATGTGGAACAAAATACTACCAGGCCTAGTCTTACTTATTGGCAAGACGCCTGGTTACGCTTGAAAAGAAATAAAACAGCGATGCTGGGTTTATTTCTTATTATTGTGTTGTTATTCGCTGCTATTATTGGCCCCTTATTTTCAGCTACTTCTTATTCTGATCAAGATCTGTCGCTGGCCAATCAGGCACCAGGCAAGGCCCATTGGTTTGGCACGGATAATCTGGGCCGCGATCTTTTTATTCGCGTATTGTACGGAGCTCGCATTTCTCTGTCGATTGGAATTGTTGCAAGCTTGCTTAACTTTACTATTGGGGTGGCCTATGGTGGGATTGCCGGATTTATCGGCGGACGAACAGACCGTCTTATGATGAATCTTGTTGATATTTTATACAGCGTGCCTGTGCTCTTGTATGTCATATTACTGATGGTGGTATTAAAACCCGGGTTGACCAATATTTTTATTGCCTTGGGAATCGCCTACTGGTTGCAGATGGCCCGAATTGTTCGCGGACAAATACTGGTCATTAAGGAGCAGGAATATGTATTGGCGGCTCGTACGATTGGTGCTGGAAAATGTCGAATATTGTTAAGACATTTGATTCCTAACAGTATGGGGGCCATTATTATCACCATGACGTTGGCCATTCCAGATGCCATATTTACCGAAGCCTTTCTCAGCTTTATCGGGTTGGGTGTATCGGCACCCATGGCAAGCTGGGGGGTGCTGGCTTCTGAGGGCGTAAATAGCCTAAGATCTTATCCCTTTCAACTGTTTTTTCCATCACTGGCTATCAGTATAACTATGCTGGCCTTTAATTTTCTGGGCGATGGGTTGCGTGATGCCCTCGATCCCCGCATGCGGCGTTAA
- a CDS encoding ABC transporter ATP-binding protein: protein MKPILEVQDLAVTFNTYAGEVRAVQQVSFAVHPGEAIGIVGESGCGKSVTAHSIMGLIPHPPGQVVGGKILFNSTDLLELSEQAMIKIRGNEIGMIFQDPMTSLNPVLTVGKQITESLKLHKRMTSGQAMAKAVDLLQVVGIPAAEKRLKDYPHHFSGGMRQRVMIAMALACNPKLLIADEPTTALDVTIQAQILDLIKDLKQQFNTAVIMISHDLGVIASLCNRVIVMYAGKVAEAGSVYDVFHNPQHPYTWGLLKSLPRLDADQKASLSVIDGQPPDLLQPPNGCPFHPRCPHAMKVCTECYPDTTQLNDEHSVKCWLQHPAAPKSEREMVR from the coding sequence ATGAAACCGATACTCGAAGTGCAGGATTTAGCAGTAACTTTTAATACTTATGCAGGAGAAGTTAGGGCGGTTCAGCAGGTTAGCTTTGCTGTTCATCCCGGTGAAGCCATTGGCATTGTAGGTGAGTCAGGCTGCGGAAAAAGTGTGACTGCTCATTCCATCATGGGACTGATCCCTCATCCGCCAGGGCAAGTGGTGGGTGGAAAAATATTATTTAATAGTACGGATCTACTGGAACTGTCGGAGCAAGCCATGATTAAAATACGCGGCAATGAGATCGGAATGATTTTTCAAGACCCCATGACTTCTCTTAATCCGGTGTTGACAGTGGGGAAACAGATTACGGAGAGCCTAAAATTGCACAAAAGGATGACTAGCGGGCAAGCTATGGCTAAAGCAGTGGATTTACTGCAAGTTGTGGGCATTCCTGCCGCGGAAAAGCGATTAAAGGATTATCCCCATCATTTTAGCGGGGGCATGCGTCAACGGGTGATGATTGCCATGGCCTTGGCATGCAATCCTAAATTACTTATTGCCGATGAACCAACTACTGCTTTGGATGTAACCATCCAGGCCCAAATTTTGGATTTAATCAAAGATTTGAAGCAGCAATTTAATACGGCGGTGATTATGATTTCTCATGATCTGGGTGTCATAGCCAGCCTGTGCAATCGCGTGATTGTGATGTACGCTGGTAAAGTAGCGGAAGCCGGCTCTGTTTACGATGTTTTTCACAACCCGCAGCATCCCTATACCTGGGGCTTATTAAAGTCGCTGCCCCGACTGGATGCTGATCAAAAAGCGTCCTTGTCAGTTATTGATGGGCAGCCACCTGATCTTTTGCAGCCGCCTAATGGGTGTCCCTTTCATCCACGCTGTCCTCATGCCATGAAAGTCTGTACCGAATGCTATCCGGATACAACACAATTGAATGATGAGCATAGTGTGAAATGTTGGCTGCAACATCCGGCTGCGCCGAAATCCGAGCGGGAGATGGTTCGATAA
- a CDS encoding ABC transporter ATP-binding protein, whose product MRTETLLEVRNLKKHFAVATNFFGRTTAQLKAVDDVSFSIAAGETLGLVGESGCGKSTTGRTIIGLYQPTAGQVLFKGQELLGMGAQKNLYREIQMIFQDPYASLNPRMTVGDIVGEPLDIHHLAQGKARTKRIQELLQLVGLNAEHANRFPHEFSGGQRQRIGIARALAVNPSLIICDEPISALDVSIQAQVVNLLENLQRELGLTYLFIAHDLAMVKYISRRVAVMYLGKIVELAETNELYSSPRHPYTQALLSAIPIPDPEMEAKRERICLQGDVPNPIHPPSGCHFRTRCPYAMPVCTEKEPDFAEAGNGHSVACHLITGCAKHKIFHRVIEPVILN is encoded by the coding sequence ATGAGGACGGAAACTTTGCTGGAAGTACGAAACTTAAAGAAACATTTTGCCGTTGCCACTAATTTTTTTGGCCGGACTACTGCTCAGTTAAAAGCAGTGGATGATGTCAGCTTTTCTATTGCAGCCGGAGAGACTTTGGGATTGGTTGGGGAGAGCGGCTGCGGTAAGTCAACAACGGGACGAACGATCATCGGTCTTTATCAGCCTACTGCGGGCCAAGTATTGTTTAAAGGGCAAGAACTGTTAGGAATGGGAGCTCAGAAAAATTTGTACCGGGAAATCCAGATGATTTTTCAGGATCCTTACGCATCCCTCAATCCACGTATGACAGTGGGGGATATTGTTGGCGAACCGCTCGATATTCACCATTTAGCGCAAGGAAAAGCACGGACAAAGCGCATTCAGGAACTGCTGCAGTTGGTTGGTCTTAATGCGGAGCACGCCAACCGCTTTCCCCATGAATTTAGTGGCGGACAACGTCAAAGGATCGGTATTGCCAGGGCATTAGCTGTTAATCCCAGTCTGATTATTTGTGATGAACCCATCTCGGCGTTAGATGTTTCCATTCAGGCCCAGGTAGTTAATTTATTGGAAAATTTGCAGCGTGAATTAGGATTAACTTATCTGTTTATCGCTCACGATTTGGCTATGGTCAAGTATATTAGCCGCCGGGTGGCAGTCATGTATTTGGGGAAGATTGTTGAACTAGCTGAGACTAACGAATTATATAGCAGTCCTCGCCACCCTTATACCCAGGCGTTGCTATCAGCCATTCCCATTCCTGATCCTGAAATGGAAGCGAAACGGGAGCGTATTTGTCTCCAAGGGGATGTTCCGAATCCGATCCATCCGCCTTCCGGGTGCCACTTTCGCACTCGCTGTCCCTATGCGATGCCTGTTTGTACTGAAAAAGAACCTGATTTTGCTGAGGCGGGTAATGGACATAGCGTTGCTTGTCATTTAATCACTGGATGTGCTAAACATAAAATTTTCCATAGAGTGATTGAACCTGTTATACTTAATTGA
- a CDS encoding Holliday junction resolvase RuvX, which yields MSDIIVAIDPGREKCGLAVLHRQCGVLEKAVIASGQLLETLQDYCTRYDVEVVVLGNGTSSAEKAVSIRDFLHRMCARRISLQLINEYKTTESARIRYWRENPPKGWRRLLPLTMQVPPVPVDDVVAVLLGEKYFNLF from the coding sequence ATGAGTGATATCATCGTTGCCATTGATCCGGGACGGGAAAAATGTGGTTTAGCTGTGTTACATAGGCAGTGCGGTGTGCTTGAAAAGGCAGTTATTGCGTCAGGTCAGCTGTTAGAAACGTTGCAGGATTATTGTACGCGTTATGATGTTGAAGTCGTTGTACTCGGTAATGGCACAAGTTCGGCTGAAAAAGCAGTGTCAATTCGCGATTTTTTGCATAGAATGTGTGCTAGAAGGATATCTTTGCAGCTCATAAATGAATATAAAACGACAGAATCCGCCCGCATTCGTTATTGGCGGGAAAATCCGCCCAAAGGCTGGCGGCGTCTGCTTCCTTTGACCATGCAAGTACCGCCTGTCCCTGTGGATGACGTGGTGGCTGTACTGCTTGGCGAAAAATATTTTAATTTATTTTAA
- a CDS encoding S-layer homology domain-containing protein, whose amino-acid sequence MKKKIALGLALALATSVGTTAFAAAANPFTDVPTKHWSYGAVQQLAKAGIIDGYNDGTFKGDKTITRYEMAVLVAKAMAKEDKADAAQKATIDKLAAEFSSELDNLGVRVTNLENKVGNIKWDGYARIRAEQTPSGSNPTGEKDTVGRTRVRLNMTAPLDTDWTFKGRIQYDSQDNNNLNSGAAANDNGKIDFASAYVTGKAFGLDTISVGRAPVWLGQGFISDDKGSAGGVAPDGIIIGKNIGVTNLQIGYNRSNALYKASSALRPYGLPTDLTTEFAGFTAPIGSTLIFDASYLKDKDSHYYKTTAAGLTYTGLQNFTISGEYGENKSKVVKDILKTGKAKAYQAKVKWMGADKSKVNTWGTWVAYNKFEAGFDPADFTTTDFTTYQTANLQDGGLKGTEVGVEYVPFKNSILTFKYEGYKTSDIKANDFNANSKGYIAQLEVFF is encoded by the coding sequence ATGAAAAAGAAAATCGCTCTTGGCCTTGCTTTAGCACTTGCTACAAGCGTAGGCACAACCGCTTTCGCAGCGGCTGCAAATCCTTTCACTGATGTCCCTACAAAACACTGGTCTTATGGTGCTGTTCAACAACTTGCTAAAGCAGGAATTATTGACGGCTACAACGACGGTACGTTCAAAGGTGACAAGACCATTACTCGTTATGAAATGGCTGTTCTTGTTGCTAAAGCAATGGCTAAAGAAGACAAAGCGGATGCTGCACAGAAAGCTACTATCGACAAACTAGCTGCAGAATTCTCCAGCGAACTTGACAACCTTGGCGTTCGTGTAACGAATTTGGAAAACAAAGTGGGTAACATTAAATGGGATGGTTATGCTCGTATTCGCGCTGAGCAGACTCCATCCGGTTCAAATCCTACTGGTGAAAAAGATACGGTTGGCAGAACTCGTGTTCGTTTGAATATGACGGCTCCACTTGATACGGATTGGACTTTCAAAGGCCGCATCCAGTATGATTCACAAGATAACAATAATTTAAATTCAGGCGCAGCTGCAAATGATAATGGTAAAATTGATTTTGCATCCGCTTATGTTACTGGTAAAGCTTTTGGTTTAGACACCATTTCTGTTGGTCGTGCTCCTGTATGGTTAGGTCAGGGCTTTATCTCTGATGATAAAGGCAGTGCAGGTGGTGTTGCTCCAGACGGTATTATTATCGGCAAGAACATTGGTGTAACAAACTTGCAGATCGGTTACAACCGTTCTAACGCGCTCTATAAAGCTTCTTCTGCTCTAAGGCCTTATGGTCTTCCAACAGATCTTACTACAGAATTTGCGGGCTTTACTGCTCCAATTGGAAGCACACTGATTTTTGATGCTTCTTATTTAAAAGATAAAGATAGCCACTATTACAAGACTACTGCTGCTGGCTTGACTTATACTGGCCTGCAAAACTTCACAATTAGCGGTGAATATGGTGAAAACAAATCAAAAGTTGTAAAAGATATTCTTAAAACAGGTAAAGCAAAGGCTTATCAGGCAAAAGTAAAATGGATGGGTGCTGATAAGAGCAAAGTCAATACTTGGGGAACTTGGGTAGCTTACAATAAATTTGAAGCTGGTTTCGATCCAGCTGATTTCACCACGACTGATTTCACCACCTATCAAACTGCGAATTTACAAGATGGTGGGCTGAAAGGCACTGAAGTTGGTGTAGAATATGTACCATTTAAAAATAGTATCTTAACTTTCAAATATGAAGGTTATAAAACTAGTGATATTAAAGCGAATGATTTCAATGCTAACAGTAAAGGCTATATTGCTCAGTTGGAAGTATTCTTCTGA